One Carassius gibelio isolate Cgi1373 ecotype wild population from Czech Republic chromosome B18, carGib1.2-hapl.c, whole genome shotgun sequence DNA segment encodes these proteins:
- the LOC127977405 gene encoding uncharacterized protein LOC127977405, protein MEEELQELREVVAQLRAENERLRQDHFLALPGPSDAPSIVPGPSVAAPPQPSSAQAVLPERFVFVPRDRKCQKFNGRVGLSIDEWVEEAKACMQARHLSVSDQAFFLFDHLEGEAREEIRYRSEIERNDPDKIILVLRELYGCSQSYVSLQKAFFSRKQQEGESLLEFSLALMGLLERVTQRSPYVMPNSQVLLRDQFIEHVCDVALRRELKQLIRRQPMLTLLEVRSEALRWEREGMSGSTRGRSNSVPSAYGIQYGVQGESRSQPPHRGPIICRRCQRLGHFAGECDGERVPPRPQPPLPAASSPEGRQPGPFALSGN, encoded by the coding sequence ATGGAAGAAGAGTTACAGGAACTGAGGGAAGTAGTAGCTCAGTTGCGGGCAGAAAATGAGAGGTTGCGTCAAGACCACTTTCTTGCGCTTCCTGGCCCTAGTGATGCACCTTCTATTGTTCCTGGTCCTTCTGTTGCTGCCCCCCCTCAGCCAAGTAGTGCACAGGCAGTCCTGCCAGAACGATTCGTTTTTGTACCTCGAGACAGGAAATGTCAAAAATTCAATGGCAGGGTTGGTCTGAGCATTGATGAGTGGGTTGAAGAGGCCAAAGCTTGTATGCAGGCTCGTCACCTGTCTGTTTCTGATCAAGCTTTCTTCTTGTTTGACCACTTGGAGGGGGAGGCAAGGGAAGAGATTAGGTACCGTTCGGAGATTGAGCGAAATGATCCAGATAAAATTATTTTGGTGTTACGGGAATTATACGGTTGCTCACAGTCATATGTCTCATTACAGAAGGCATTTTTTTCTAGAAAGCAGCAGGAGGGTGAATCATTGTTGGAGTTTTCCCTAGCTTTGATGGGTCTCCTAGAACGTGTGACGCAGCGATCGCCGTATGTTATGCCAAATTCACAAGTTTTGCTACGCGATCAGTTCATTGAACATGTTTGTGACGTGGCCCTTCGCCGAGAATTAAAACAGTTAATACGTCGTCAGCCAATGTTAACATTGTTGGAAGTTCGAAGCGAAGCTCTAAGATGGGAAAGGGAGGGGATGTCGGGGAGTACGAGAGGACGAAGCAATTCCGTTCCATCCGCCTATGGGATTCAGTATGGTGTACAAGGTGAGTCACGTAGTCAGCCTCCTCACCGCGGCCCCATTATATGTAGGAGGTGCCAACGACTTGGCCACTTTGCTGGAGAGTGCGATGGGGAGCGTGTTCCCCCTCGTCCGCAACCCCCTTTGCCCGCTGCGTCGTCACCTGAGGGTAGACAGCCTGGTCCATTTGCGTTGTCGGGAAATTAG